In one Elephas maximus indicus isolate mEleMax1 chromosome 9, mEleMax1 primary haplotype, whole genome shotgun sequence genomic region, the following are encoded:
- the ACTL7B gene encoding actin-like protein 7B, which translates to MATRNSPSPMGAAQGDPGEAGALPGYDAGIRDTGSAAQLKVKPKKVRKVKALIIDLGSQYCKCGYGGEPRPTYFISSTVGKRCPEAAHAGDSSKETYVGHELLNTEVPLKLVNPLKHGIVVDWDCVQNIWEYIFHTAMKILPEEHAVLVSDPPLSPSSNREKYAELLFETFGIPAMHVTSQSLLSIYSYGKTSGLVVESGHGVSHVVPISEGEVLPGLTMRADYAGSDLTNYLMQLLNEAGHKFTDDHLHVLEHIKKKCCYAALMPDQELSLPLEEIRVDYELPDGKLITIGQERFRCSEMLFKPSLMGCGQPGLPALTAACLGHCQEAGFKEEMAANVLLCGGCTMLDGFPERFQRELSLLCPGDILAVAAAPERKTSVWTGGSILASLQAFQQLWVSKEEFQERGSAAIYNKC; encoded by the coding sequence ATGGCGACAAGGAACAGTCCTAGCCCCATGGGCGCAGCTCAGGGTGACCCAGGAGAGGCAGGAGCATTGCCAGGCTATGATGCTGGCATCCGAGACACAGGTTCAGCCGCCCAGCTTAAAGTGAAGCCCAAGAAGGTGCGTAAGGTCAAGGCGCTCATCATCGACCTGGGCTCCCAGTACTGTAAGTGTGGCTATGGGGGCGAGCCGAGGCCCACCTACTTCATCTCCTCCACTGTGGGCAAGCGCTGCCCCGAGGCAGCCCACGCGGGCGACTCCAGCAAGGAGACCTACGTAGGCCACGAGCTGCTCAACACGGAGGTGCCTCTCAAGCTGGTTAACCCCCTAAAGCACGGCATCGTGGTCGACTGGGACTGCGTCCAGAACATCTGGGAGTACATCTTCCACACGGCCATGAAGATCCTCCCCGAGGAGCACGCTGTGCTGGTCTCCGACCCTCCGCTCAGCCCCAGCAGCAACCGGGAGAAGTATGCGGAGCTCCTGTTCGAGACCTTCGGCATCCCCGCCATGCACGTGACATCCCAGTCGCTCCTGTCCATCTACTCCTACGGCAAGACCTCAGGGCTGGTGGTGGAGAGCGGGCACGGTGTCTCACACGTGGTGCCCATCTCGGAGGGCGAAGTGCTGCCGGGCCTGACCATGCGTGCCGACTATGCCGGGAGCGACCTCACCAACTACCTGATGCAGCTGCTCAACGAGGCGGGCCACAAGTTCACGGACGACCACCTGCACGTCCTCGAGCACATCAAGAAGAAGTGCTGCTACGCGGCTCTCATGCCCGATCAGGAGCTTAGCCTGCCCCTGGAGGAGATCCGGGTCGACTATGAACTCCCGGACGGCAAGCTCATCACCATCGGCCAGGAGCGTTTCCGGTGCTCGGAGATGCTCTTCAAGCCCTCCCTGATGGGCTGCGGCCAGCCAGGCCTCCCTGCGCTCACCGCTGCTTGCCTGGGCCACTGCCAGGAGGCAGGCTTCAAGGAGGAGATGGCCGCCAATGTGCTGCTGTGCGGGGGCTGCACCATGCTAGATGGCTTCCCTGAGCGCTTCCAGAGGGAGCTGAGCCTCCTCTGCCCTGGTGACATCCTCGCTGTGGCTGCGGCTCCTGAGAGGAAGACCTCAGTGTGGACCGGCGGCTCCATTCTGGCCTCCCTGCAGGCCTTCCAGCAGCTCTGGGTCAGCAAGGAAGAGTTCCAGGAGCGGGGCAGCGCCGCCATCTACAATAAGTGCTGA